In one window of Mobula birostris isolate sMobBir1 chromosome 25, sMobBir1.hap1, whole genome shotgun sequence DNA:
- the upk3b gene encoding uroplakin-3b: MMKSLTYLVFLCAMCGAGYGVPQLVDYVPELLQAPAEGKITQTTAAFQQPLCVFDQIAPSCNFCEIWLVVDNAITNLGFDRNNSHVNPADYMSKDFAKNGFYLTVKTARDQYRCPMDMSNTTMLYVIRVGNETSCTSDNCNKPLTTGSTFRVRYILRHPFRNTDNVVAMTKWSASIKLLDAVDYNNLNTSTRRSGGMVVITTILSILLFLLLLLFITLLAMACCRPSTSSNFSEPITTFGSLRRYNTHSLQNKGNIITAKGNF; the protein is encoded by the exons ATGATGAAGTCGCTTACATACTTGGTGTTTCTCTGTGCTATGTGTGGTGCTGGATATGGAG tTCCACAGCTGGTAGATTATGTCCCTGAATTATTGCAAGCTCCCGCGGAAGGAAAAATCACTCAGACAACAGCTGCGTTTCAACAACCACTCTGTGTATTTGATCAAATTGCTCCTTCCTGCAACTTCTGTGAGATTTGGTTGGTTGTCGATAACGCAATAA CGAATTTAGGCTTTGACAGGAATAATTCACATGTGAATCCTGCTGATTACATGTCCAAAGATTTTGCGAAGAATGGTTTTTACCTGACTGTAAAGACTGCGAGAGATCAGTATCGATGTCCTATGGATATGTCTAATACTACTATGCTCTACGTCATTCGAGTTGGAAATGAAACATCTTGTACTTCTGACAACTGCAACAAGCCCTTAACTACTGGTTCGACTTTCAG AGTGCGTTATATTTTGAGGCATCCATTTAGAAACACGGACAATGTTGTTGCAATGACAAAGTGGTCCGCCAGTATCAAGCTCCTGGATG CTGTGGATTACAATAACCTCAACACCTCGACAAGGCGCAGTGGAGGCATGGTTGTCATAACAACCATACTCTCTATCCTGCTGTTTTTGCTGCTGTTATTGTTTATCACTTTGCTCGCCATGGCTTG TTGCAGACCGTCCACCTCAAGCAACTTCTCTGAACCTATAACCACATTTGGCTCCCTTCGCCGATACAACACCCACAGCTTGCAAAACAAAGGAAACATCATCACTGCAAAAGGGAACTTCTAA